In one window of Gossypium hirsutum isolate 1008001.06 chromosome A01, Gossypium_hirsutum_v2.1, whole genome shotgun sequence DNA:
- the LOC107932693 gene encoding molybdenum cofactor sulfurase → MDGKEEFLKEFGDFYGYPNAPKSIDEIRSTEFKRLEDTVYLDHAGATLYSELQMEAIFKDLTTTVYGNPHSQSDSSSATSDIVREARRQVLDYCNASQKDYKCIFTSGATAALKLIGENFPWSCKSTFMYTMENHNSVLGLREYALNQGAAAFAVDINEAVDQGGASRSSLTSFKVIQHPVQIRNEAKVLEGELTGDAYNLFAFPSECNFSGMRFGLDLVNNVKQNAEKFLEGSPYSKGHWMVLIDAAKGFAAQPPDLSLYPADFVVISFYKLFGYPTGLGALIIRNDAAKLLKKTYFSGGTVAASIADIDFVRRREAVEEQFEDGTISFLSIASIRHGFKIFNTLTTSAMCWHTMSLTKFLKRKLLALRHENGESVCTLYGNCPLKVSRHDCGSIVSFNLKRPDGSWFGHREVEKLASLYGIQLRTGCFCNPGACAKYLGLSHSDLLSNLEAGHVCWDDNDVINGKPTGAVRVSFGYMSTYEDAKKFIDFIRSSFISMPSEFEKRYLLRSKSIPCPTEGFEDRLSSSACHLKSITIYPIKSCAGFIVNSWPLSDTGLQYDREWLLKSLTGEILTQKKVPEMFLIKTFINLNQQILSVESPHCKRKLQIKLDSNSYLPGKEEFYLQSQRYEVQCYENEINQWFSDAVGQPCTLVRCCQSEYCFSLNKNRSMGMCRDVNSKVNFANEAQFLLISEESVSDLNNRLCSKTQKLSCGAPPNVNPMRFRPNLVISGGEPYAEDGWRNLRIGNTYFSSLGGCNRCQMINFYQQTGQVKKTNEPLATLASYRRIKGKILFGILLRYDPGNKARLDTNSWLKVGDEVHPNSE, encoded by the exons ATGGACGGCAAGGAAGAGTTTCTCAAGGAATTCGGTGACTTTTACGGCTACCCCAACGCCCCTAAGTCCATCGACGAAATTCGTTCCACCGAGTTCAAGCGATTAGAag ATACTGTGTATTTGGATCATGCTGGAGCAACCCTTTACTCCGAGTTGCAGATGGAAGCTATCTTTAAAGATCTTACGACTACTGTTTATGGAAATCCTC ATAGCCAAAGTGATTCTAGTTCAGCCACTAGTGACATTGTAAGGGAAGCACGCAGACAG GTCCTCGATTACTGCAATGCTTCTCAAAAGGATTATAAATGTATATTCACTTCTGGGGCAACAGCTGCATTGAAACTCATAGGGGAGAACTTTCCCTGGAGCTGTAAGAGCACCTTTATGTACACAATGGAAAATCATAATAGCGTACTTGGTCTTAGAGA ATATGCTCTCAATCAAGGAGCTGCAGCCTTTGCAGTTGATATAAATGAGGCTGTGGATCAGGGTGGAGCATCTAGAAGCTCTCTGACTTCATTTAAGGTGATACAGCATCCAGTGCAGATAAGAAATGAAGCAAAAGTTTTGGAAGGGGAGCTTACAG GTGATGCTTACAATTTATTTGCCTTCCCCTCAGAGTGCAATTTCTCTGGAATGAGATTTGGCCTTGATTTGGTGAATAATGTTAAGCAAAATGCAGAAAAATTTTTGGAAGGCTCTCCATATTCAAA GGGACATTGGATGGTCTTAATCGATGCTGCAAAGGGCTTTGCAGCACAACCTCCCGATTTGTCACTTTATCCTGCAGATTTTGTTGTAATCTCTTTTTATAAG TTGTTTGGCTATCCAACTGGACTTGGTGCTCTCATAATTCGAAATG atGCTGCTAAGTTATTGAAGAAGACCTATTTCAGTGGAG GCACTGTTGCTGCTTCAATTGCTGACATTGACTTTGTTAGAAGAAGAGAAGCTGTTGAGGAGCAGTTCGAGGATGGCACCATTTCATTTCTTAGCATAGCATCTATTCGTCATGGATTTAAGATATTCAATACCCTCACTACATCTGCAATGTGCTG GCATACTATGTCACTTACCAAGTTTTTGAAGAGGAAGCTCTTAGCTTTGCGACATGAAAATGGAGAAAGTGTCTGCACTCTTTATGGCAATTGTCCTCTGAAG GTTTCTAGGCATGACTGTGGCTCTATTGTCTCGTTTAACCTGAAAAGGccagatggctcttggtttgggCATCGGGAGGTGGAAAAATTGGCATCCTTATATGGAATTCAGTTACGG ACAGGATGCTTTTGCAATCCTGGTGCTTGTGCAAAATATCTTGGCTTATCTCACTCAGATCTTCTTTCTAACTTAGAG GCTGGGCATGTTTGCTGGGATGACAATGATGTAATAAATGGAAAACCAACTGGAGCGGTTAGAGTATCTTTTGGTTACATGTCAACTTATGAAGATGCTAAG aaatttattgattttataagAAGTTCCTTCATATCCATGCCAAGTGAGTTTGAGAAACGGTACTTGCTCAGATCAAAGTCAATTCCATGTCCAACTGAAG GCTTTGAAGATCGACTATCAAGTTCTGCTTGCCACCTTAAGTCTATAACCATCTATCCAATAAAATCATGCGCAGGGTTCATTGTGAATAGTTGGCCTCTGAGTGATACAG GTTTGCAGTATGATCGAGAATGGCTTCTTAAAAGCTTGACTGGTGAAATTCTTACACAAAAGAAG GTTCCTGAAATGTTCCTCATTAAAACCTTCATTAACCTCAATCAGCAGATATTATCTGTAGAGTCACCCCATTGCAAAAGGAAATTGCAGATCAAACTAGACTCCAATTCATATCTTCCTGGGAAAGAAGAATTTTATTTGCAGAGCCAAAG ATATGAAGTCcaatgttatgaaaatgaaatcaaCCAATGGTTCAGTGATGCTGTTGGTCAACCTTGTACTTTAGTGCGGTGTTGCCAGTCCGAGTATTGCTTCTCTTTGAACAAAAACAGAAGTATGGGTATGTGCAGAGATGTGAACAGTAAGGTGAATTTTGCAAATGAAGCTCAGTTCCTACTGATTTCCGAGGAGAGTGTGTCCGACCTCAACAACAGACTATGCTCAA AAACTCAAAAACTCTCTTGTGGTGCCCCACCTAACGTCAATCCGATGAGGTTTCGGCCCAATCTTGTCATATCTGGAGGTGAACCTTATGCTGAGGATGGATGGAGAAATCTTAGAATCGGGAACACATATTTTAGT TCATTAGGTGGTTGCAACCGTTGCCAGATGATCAATTTTTATCAGCAAACAGGACAAGTTAAGAAGACAAATGAACCTTTGGCAACTCTAGCATCATACAGGAGAATAAAG GGGAAGATTTTGTTTGGGATATTGCTCAGGTACGATCCTGGTAATAAGGCTAGGCTGGATACAAATTCGTGGCTTAAGGTAGGAGATGAAGTTCATCCAAATTCGGAATAA